From a single Brassica napus cultivar Da-Ae chromosome C9, Da-Ae, whole genome shotgun sequence genomic region:
- the LOC111209917 gene encoding protein FAR1-RELATED SEQUENCE 4-like translates to MDLIKLKLGVTISYSTALRGKNLAISELRGGSEESYKMLYSYLYMLEQVNPRTKTWVKLDEANKFKYLFIALGACIEGFAAMRKVIVVDATFLKNGYGGVLVFAKAQDPNRHHYSLAIGVLDGENNASWTWFFEMLKTAIPDSSELVFMSDRNQSLIVAVANVFPQSHHGHCIWHLSQNERGHACNTTKAVVGWRFMELARCYTLAEFESAYASFKVRYPPAYKYLEEHTDKSTWARVHFPGVRYNLDTSNSVESMNSVFKDARRYALIPLLDTIIKKFSDWFNEHRKDSVAGSIDTKLVPLVEIHLHELWGKAEKTQVRELNSYELEYEVTDTDNGKNYVVNLIAKSCTCKVYDYEKYPCLHGLAAYLYFLEVEAAPGRRRDIRIEYHELCSKYYWTELWALAYYKTIYSVPDRSEWNVPDHIKELQIIPPDRLKRKGRKKNKRNPSVGERRKKTQNIRRPRQNFGFSWLLFGMRSSNPSESN, encoded by the coding sequence ATGGATCTTATAAAGTTAAAACTTGGTGTAACAATATCCTACTCCACAGCCTTGAGAGGGAAAAATCTAGCTATTTCTGAGTTGCGTGGTGGTTCGGAAGAGAGCTACAAGATGCTATATAGCTACTTGTACATGTTAGAGCAGGTCAATCCGAGAACAAAAACATGGGTGAAGTTGGATGAGGCAAATAAGTTCAAGTACCTCTTTATAGCTCTGGGAGCTTGTATTGAAGGTTTTGCAGCCATGAGGAAGGTGATAGTTGTGGATGCCACATTTTTGAAGAATGGATATGGTGGTGTACTAGTATTTGCTAAAGCTCAAGATCCTAATCGTCACCATTATTCGCTTGCGATTGGTGTACTCGACGGTGAGAATAATGCTAGTTGGACATGGTTTTTCGAGATGCTCAAAACTGCTATACCAGACTCTTCTGAATTAGTTTTTATGAGTGATAGAAACCAGAGCCTCATCGTGGCTGTAGCTAATGTGTTTCCACAATCTCACCATGGCCATTGTATATGGCATTTGTCTCAGAATGAGAGAGGGCATGCTTGTAACACAACCAAAGCCGTAGTCGGATGGAGATTTATGGAGTTGGCTAGGTGTTACACGTTGGCTGAGTTTGAGTCTGCTTACGCATCTTTTAAGGTGAGATATCCTCCAGCGTACAAGTATTTGGAGGAGCATACTGATAAAAGCACATGGGCTCGGGTTCATTTCCCAGGTGTCAGATACAACTTGGACACTAGCAACAGTGTGGAGTCAATGAACAGTGTGTTTAAGGACGCCAGGAGGTATGCTTTAATACCATTGTTGGATACAATCATCAAAAAGTTTTCTGACTGGTTTAATGAACATCGGAAGGACTCTGTGGCTGGGTCGATTGATACCAAACTGGTTCCTCTTGTCGAGATTCACTTGCATGAGCTATGGGGCAAAGCTGAGAAAACACAAGTGCGTGAGCTTAATAGTTATGAGCTTGAGTACGAGGTAACCGACACTGATAATGGGAAGAATTATGTTGTGAACTTGATAGCGAAGAGCTGTACCTGCAAGGTGTATGATTATGAAAAGTATCCTTGTCTGCACGGACTTGCTGCTTACTTATATTTCCTTGAGGTTGAAGCTGCTCCCGGTCGTCGACGTGATATCAGGATAGAGTATCATGAGTTGTGCTCGAAATATTACTGGACGGAACTTTGGGCATTGGCTTATTACAAGACCATTTATTCTGTGCCGGACAGGTCTGAATGGAATGTACCAGATCACATCAAAGAGCTTCAGATCATACCTCCGGATCGCCTCAAGAGGAAGGGAAGGAAAAAGAATAAGAGGAATCCATCTGTTGGGGAACGACGTAAAAAGACACAAAACATAAGGCGGCCAAGGCAAAATTTCGGTTTCAGTTGGCTGTTGTTTGGAATGCGTAGTAGTAATCCCAGTGAATCAAACTAG
- the LOC125592356 gene encoding uncharacterized protein At3g43530-like: MFFNPSEYKKKIKLGTRCMIASAIKTLSKLKPKLSKAEWNWFTEHPQFRHIFHMKRENNHRIQGMWMLLLRTAGSERRREVWFIVNGVAIRYGLREHGLISELFCHNYPLGYKNLGGMKFVDRHFKEGELRRLEDVKKKLVNMGPHKDILKMAVLFFLSYVVFAQTKVGHKANHVLEVFQRALDDLDHCQSFPWGRFSYDYMLKEMSHTMKHFGGVVKENTLWPLPGFCVPLELLAFEAIPKLGMVFREPVEGADVNCPRMCKSSFKRNGMTGVSLSAINKELSNTTDIDNVIPTRTPQEERLLDDIWEDEDDVDESDIVV, from the exons ATGTTCTTCAATCCATCTGagtacaagaaaaaaataaagctagGGACGAGGTGCATGATAGCTAGCGCGATTAAGACGCTAAGCAAACTGAAACCGAAGCTGTCTAAAGCGGAGTGGAACTGGTTCACGGAGCATCCTCAATTCAGACACATTTTCCACATGAAAAGAGAGAACAACCACAGGATTCAGGGAATGTGGATGTTGTTGCTGCGTACTGCCGGTAGCGAGAGGCGAAGAGAAGTGTGGTTCATTGTGAATGGTGTTGCCATCCGTTATGGGCTGAGGGAACACGGTTTGATATCTGAGCTATTCTGCCACAATTATCCTCTCGGCTACAAAAACCTTGGTGGGATGAAGTTCGTTGATCGACATTTCAAGGAAGGAGAACTTAGAAGGTTGGAGGATGTTAAGAAGAAGCTGGTGAACATGGGACCCCACAAAGACATACTGAAGATGGCGGTTCTATTCTTCTTATCTTATGTTGTTTTTGCGCAAACGAAGGTTGGACACAAGGCTAATCATGTGTTGGAGGTGTTCCAGAGAGCATTGGATGATCTTGACCACTGCCAGTCCTTTCCATGGGGGAGATTCTCCTATGATTACATGCTGAAGGAGATGTCTCACACAATGAAGCATTTTGGAGGGGTGGTGAAAGAGAATACATTATGGCCGCTTCCAGGTTTCTGTGTTCCACTAGAG CTTCTTGCATTCGAGGCAATTCCTAAGCTAGGAATGGTGTTCAGAGAACCTGTTGAAGGAGCTGATGTCAACTGCCCGAGGATGTGCAAGTCCTCATTCAAACGAAATGGAATGACAGGGGTGTCACTTTCTGCGATAAACAAGGAATTGTCTAACACAACC GATATCGACAACGTCATCCCCACCAGAACTCCACAAGAAGAAAGGCTCTTGGATGACATTTGGGAAGATGAAGACGATGTTGATGAATCTGATATAGTTGTGTAG